The window CTACCGCCATCTTTTTGAAAAAGGATCGGATGCGGTCCTGGTTTTCGATGCTGCAACCCAGCGCATCGAAGCCGCAAACAAGGCGGCGCTGGATCTTTACGGGTATTATCAGGAGGAATTGTTGTCTTTGACGTTTGCCGAGATCTGCGCAGCGGAAGCTGCGCCGGCGGCTTATATGCCGGAGGGTAAGACCGCCGGACCGGCTGACGTCGATAGCGCCTTACGCTATTTTAAAAAGAAAGACAGTTCCGTTTTTCCGGGTGAATTACGCCCAGCCAGGTTCATTTCAGGGGGGCGG is drawn from Desulfobacterales bacterium and contains these coding sequences:
- a CDS encoding PAS domain S-box protein; the protein is MPAKKITLSAKLKIREDSLRESENRYRHLFEKGSDAVLVFDAATQRIEAANKAALDLYGYYQEELLSLTFAEICAAEAAPAAYMPEGKTAGPADVDSALRYFKKKDSSVFPGELRPARFISGGRQKIIALVRDTSERELVSKKLRESEEQYRSLVDYIAIGVALISPAMEILTLNNQMKKW